A single window of Heptranchias perlo isolate sHepPer1 unplaced genomic scaffold, sHepPer1.hap1 HAP1_SCAFFOLD_181, whole genome shotgun sequence DNA harbors:
- the LOC137309807 gene encoding NACHT, LRR and PYD domains-containing protein 3-like isoform X2, with translation MAEGPNRGEDPTSSTRMRMETDPNTAITEFLTKCDDYQLFQLTKFYRDRLEQAIEEGVEGLSLMLTGEDHFSGQEYHKVTELAEKANRTDSSKLLLNLVMEKGSQARRKMWESFVKMYRLPKLDKILKEIQELGPDPFDYMNIGRGLSEIPNHLKDVQLKHKETLRVQTETLRVNTILIKEKVKIFQLVNLYTELTVISNVRDRTLVEHELLARGRDHEEWREKHLRRELEKIRTDQLFQSSFSRRKSKSGSSVAVSGVAGIGKTTMVQKIVYDWATGKIYPHFQFVFSFKFRELNAINCRINLRNLTLDLYPYFGNILGELWKNPERLLFIFDGLDEFKDSIDFADNRRNTEPQYMCTDPEDWCEVSDIVYSLIQHKLLPGCSVLVTSRPTALHLLEKAEISVWAEILGFVGEERKEYFNKFFEDQVVAAAVFKHVEENEILYTMCYNPSYCWILGLSLGPFFTQRDRKHQRVPKTITQLYSYYIYNILKNHGREIESPRDVLLKIGEMAFTGVSEKKIVFRNGDLIKYNLQPSQFLSGFMMELLQRDDSAQSVVYTFPHLTIQEFVAALAQFLTPDPGDIRKLLSEAHSKEDGRFEIFLRFVVGLSSSQSARPLEEFLGPFLHQTICGVIDWVKEKVEGEIGKTESETGKSNLLNTFHYLFESQNKTLARVTVGSVETLTFNGLRLTPIDCAVLSHVIGLCDTIKFLDLENCYIQCEALQRLGPALHKCQVLRLASNKLGDSGVKLLSAALRNPDCKIQKLDLWDVSLSDSCTDDLVSALSTNRSLTVLDLGSNSFTDRSVPALRSLILTSRNLERIWLWGNQFSSNGNRHLESLQEFRPRLRVGV, from the exons atggctgaaggaccaaacaggggagaagatccaacatcttcaacaagaatgagaatggaaacag atccgaacactgcaatcactgagttcctgacaaagtgcgacgattaccagctgttccagttgacgaaattctaccgggacagactagaacaggcgattgaagaaggGGTGGAGGGACTCAGTCTCATGTTAACAGGCGAGGaccatttcagtggacaagaataTCAC aaagtcaCTGAGCTCGCGGAGAAGGCAAACAGgacggacagttccaaacttctcctaaatctggtgatggagaaaggctctcaGGCCCGAAGGaagatgtgggaatcctttgtgaaaatgtacagattaccaaagttggacaaaatactgaaagagattcaggaacttg gtcctgatccatttgattatatgaacatcggacgaggtttatcgGAAATACCCAatcacctgaaag atgttcaactgaaacacaaggaaacacttcgggtccaaactgaaacactgagagtgaacacgatcctaataaaggagaaggttaagattttccagctggtcaatctatacactgagctaacggtcatttctaatgttcgagatcggacactagtagaacatgaactgctggcaagaggcagagaccatgaagagtggagagagaaacatctccggagagaactggaaaaaatccgaactgatcaattgttccagagcagtttttcccggagaaaatccaaatctgggagttcagtagcagtgagcggagtcgcggggattggaaaaacaacaatggtacaaaagattgtttatgactgggccactgggaaaatatacccacactttcaatttgttttcagttttaaattccgcgAATTGAACGCGATTAACTGcagaataaacctgaggaatctgacactggatctgtatccttactttgggaatattctgggagagctctggaagaacccagagagattactgtttatattcgatggtttagatgaattcaaggacagtatcgattttgctgacaatcgaagaaatacagaacctcagtacatgtgcacagatcctgaagactggtgtgaagtgtctgacattgtgtacagtttaatacagcacaagctgctcccaggatgttcagtgctcgtgaccagccgccccactgcattacatttattggaaaaggctgagatcagtgtctgggctgaaatcctgggatttgttggtgaagaacggaaggaatatttcaacaagttttttgaagatcaggtggtggcagcagctgttttcaaacatgtggaggagaacgagatcctgtacaccatgtgttataacccttcctactgctggatccttgGTCTGTCACtcggtcccttcttcacacaaagagacaggaaacatcagcgagttcccaagaccatcacccaactatattcctactatatttacaacattctgaaaaaccatggccgagagattgaatccccccgtgacgtgttactgaagatcggtgagatggccttcactggagtctccgagaagaagattgtgtttagaaatggagatttgatcaagtacaatctgcaaccttcccagttcctgtctgggttcatgatggaacttttgcagagagatgattctgcccagagtgtggtttacacattcccgcacctcaccatccaagagtttgtagccgcactcgcacaattcctgactccagatccaggggacatccggaaactcctcagtgaagcccacagcaaggaagatgggagatttgagatatttctccgttttgttgttggtctctcctcctcacagtcagctcggcccctggaggagtttctgggtccatttcttcatcaaacaatctgcggagtgattgactgggtgaaggagaaggttgaaggagagattggaaagacagagagtgaaactggGAAATcgaacctcctgaacacattccactacctgtttgagtctcagaataaaacactggctcgggtcacagtCGGATCTGTTGAAACACTTACATTTAATGGAttgcgactgaccccgattgactgtgctgtgttgtctcatgtcattggactctgtgatacaattaAATTCCTCGATCTGGAGAACTGCTACATTCAGTGTGAAGcactccagcggctgggacccgcactgcacaaatgccaggttttgag actggcgAGCAATAaattgggagattcaggagtgaaactattgtctgcggctctgaggaacccggactgtaaaatacagaaactgga tctatgGGATGTCAGTCtctcagattcttgtaccgatgatctcgtctccgctctcagtacaaaccggtcactgacggttctggacCTGGGATCAaattccttcacagaccgatctgtccccgctctccgctccctcatactgaccagCAGGAATCTGGAGCGGATCTG gctgtgggggaatcagttcagttcaaacggaaatagacacctggagtcactgcaggaattcagacccagactgagagtgggagtgtga